In Paenibacillus ihbetae, the following are encoded in one genomic region:
- the pnuC gene encoding nicotinamide riboside transporter PnuC — protein MVARGWNLFEIAWLALFTSIAALFTVISKDSLFGFTVFITGVLCVVLAAKGSLMSYVFGMYNTVGYAYLAYINGLFGEVMLNLLFFVPMNVIGFYMWKNNRQDGKLIMRQMELRGLLLVGAACLLGCLLLGYGLSFIPGQNSPYIDATTTVLSVVATFLMVRRFKEQWLVYIVLNLFTVLLWAIRLLEGSGEGMLMIVMWSAYLVNAVYGYYNWNKGAKEVAA, from the coding sequence TGTTCGAAATCGCGTGGTTGGCGCTGTTTACCTCGATTGCCGCGTTGTTTACGGTGATTTCAAAGGACTCTTTATTCGGATTTACCGTTTTTATTACCGGGGTGCTTTGCGTGGTGCTTGCGGCGAAGGGCAGTCTGATGAGCTATGTCTTCGGCATGTACAATACCGTCGGTTACGCTTATCTGGCTTATATTAACGGGTTGTTTGGAGAGGTTATGCTGAATCTGCTGTTCTTCGTTCCGATGAACGTCATTGGCTTCTACATGTGGAAAAATAACCGACAAGACGGCAAGCTGATCATGCGCCAAATGGAGCTTAGAGGTCTGCTTCTCGTTGGCGCAGCCTGTCTGTTAGGCTGTTTGCTGCTGGGATACGGGCTTTCGTTCATCCCGGGACAGAACTCGCCCTACATCGATGCGACTACGACAGTGCTGTCCGTTGTGGCCACCTTCTTAATGGTCCGCAGATTCAAGGAACAATGGCTGGTCTATATTGTGTTGAATTTGTTTACGGTGCTGCTGTGGGCGATTCGACTGCTGGAGGGCAGCGGCGAAGGCATGCTGATGATCGTCATGTGGAGCGCGTATTTGGTCAATGCCGTATACGGCTATTACAACTGGAACAAAGGGGCCAAGGAGGTGGCGGCATGA
- a CDS encoding NUDIX domain-containing protein: protein MDLLDRDGLTEREFLEKYRAKDYERPSVAADMVIFTVTDEAADSYRKLPEKELRILLIRRGGHPFLGKWALPGGFVQPSETTEQAAARELREETGVDDVYLEQLYTFSDIGRDPRTWVMSCSYMALINSDKLELQAGDDAADAAWFKVSYRLLREQKEMMEDGYVKTLEYELKLSGEEELSAVVARTLTVKTSSTSTEYKIVSNNGLAFDHAKIIACAIERLRGKVNYTDIALHLMPELFTLTELQQVYEVILDKVLLKAAFRRKVADLVAETDHYTENAGHRPSRLYRRKLED from the coding sequence TTGGATTTGTTGGATCGGGATGGACTTACGGAACGCGAATTTTTGGAGAAGTACCGGGCAAAGGATTACGAGCGGCCTTCGGTGGCAGCCGATATGGTGATCTTCACGGTTACGGATGAGGCGGCTGACAGCTATCGGAAGCTACCCGAAAAAGAGCTCCGCATCCTGCTCATCCGCCGGGGAGGTCACCCTTTCCTGGGTAAATGGGCGCTGCCTGGCGGCTTTGTCCAGCCGAGCGAGACGACTGAACAGGCCGCGGCAAGGGAACTGCGCGAGGAGACCGGCGTGGACGACGTTTATTTGGAGCAGTTGTATACGTTCAGTGACATCGGGCGAGATCCCCGAACCTGGGTGATGAGCTGCAGCTACATGGCCCTGATCAACAGCGATAAGTTGGAGCTTCAGGCGGGAGACGATGCGGCCGACGCCGCTTGGTTCAAGGTCTCCTATCGGCTGCTGCGGGAGCAGAAAGAGATGATGGAGGACGGATACGTCAAGACGCTGGAGTATGAACTCAAGCTAAGCGGTGAAGAGGAGCTTTCGGCGGTCGTGGCGAGGACGTTGACCGTGAAGACCTCATCGACCAGCACGGAATATAAGATCGTATCGAATAACGGTTTGGCCTTCGACCACGCGAAGATTATAGCATGCGCGATCGAGCGGCTGCGGGGAAAAGTGAACTATACCGATATTGCGCTGCACTTAATGCCGGAGCTTTTTACCTTGACGGAGCTGCAGCAGGTTTATGAGGTCATTTTGGATAAAGTGCTATTGAAGGCAGCCTTCCGGCGCAAGGTGGCCGATCTCGTGGCGGAGACCGATCATTACACCGAAAATGCGGGACACAGGCCTTCCCGCTTGTATCGGAGAAAACTGGAGGATTAA
- a CDS encoding DUF1963 domain-containing protein — protein MITYEIPEIFLSDDCYSSGSRIGSYPYFIQNEYLGFDDDFLLLQLDIDDECGIMFGDAGNCVFSIPKDALRSRDFSKVVYKLAMLLVSKASW, from the coding sequence TTGATAACATACGAAATTCCTGAAATTTTTCTGAGTGATGATTGCTATAGCAGTGGTAGCAGAATTGGCAGTTATCCCTATTTTATTCAGAATGAATATTTAGGCTTTGATGATGATTTCCTTCTGCTGCAGCTGGATATCGATGATGAATGCGGTATTATGTTTGGCGATGCCGGGAACTGTGTTTTCTCAATTCCAAAGGATGCTTTGAGAAGCAGGGATTTTTCAAAAGTTGTGTATAAATTGGCAATGTTGCTAGTGAGTAAGGCATCATGGTAG
- a CDS encoding DUF7668 domain-containing protein, with protein MLKRVLGKEEDIIRAFAKEVVDSIADGRYEEVAQKVDDMQDWNVELLKEVIERYKEDNELEQIDRFDVECTFRPVYKDGSVYQQESFYHFNDGSGIAYEYALTTDGEPNDLTLSMEFHFEGDYLKVIFDSGIAVL; from the coding sequence ATGCTTAAACGGGTGTTGGGCAAAGAGGAAGATATCATTCGGGCGTTCGCAAAAGAGGTTGTTGACTCCATCGCAGATGGACGATATGAGGAAGTTGCCCAAAAAGTTGATGATATGCAGGATTGGAACGTTGAGCTATTAAAAGAGGTCATCGAGCGTTATAAGGAAGATAATGAGTTGGAACAGATCGACAGGTTTGATGTAGAATGTACCTTTAGGCCTGTTTATAAAGATGGCAGTGTTTATCAACAAGAATCCTTCTATCACTTTAACGATGGAAGCGGAATTGCTTATGAATATGCATTAACGACAGATGGCGAACCCAACGATCTGACTTTGAGTATGGAGTTTCACTTTGAAGGTGACTATCTGAAAGTCATTTTTGACAGTGGAATTGCTGTGCTTTAA
- a CDS encoding dihydrofolate reductase family protein, giving the protein MKTTLWATLTANGNYAQSSPANPPKKEALEDFAAQAKAAGNFIVGRKTFQEMSDPSRVSQEEQVNTEGPFAGIDIVVLSKNIEQIPGVTVVKSPQKAISYLSQKGHQTALIGGGADIHNSFLEQGLVDEVIFNVAPVFEGKGLNLLIDKDNYRFKAVRLLDCKPLGSDIVQLRYAIDR; this is encoded by the coding sequence ATGAAAACCACTTTATGGGCAACCCTAACTGCGAACGGCAATTATGCACAATCCAGCCCGGCTAACCCACCGAAAAAGGAAGCGTTGGAAGACTTCGCAGCACAAGCAAAAGCAGCAGGAAATTTCATTGTCGGACGCAAGACGTTTCAGGAAATGTCAGACCCAAGCCGGGTCTCCCAAGAGGAACAGGTAAACACGGAAGGTCCTTTCGCGGGGATCGACATCGTTGTTTTGTCTAAGAACATTGAACAGATCCCCGGCGTAACAGTGGTAAAGTCGCCACAAAAAGCCATAAGCTACCTCTCACAGAAAGGGCACCAAACCGCTCTCATCGGCGGCGGTGCGGATATTCACAATTCGTTTCTAGAACAAGGTCTTGTAGACGAAGTGATTTTCAATGTGGCGCCTGTATTTGAAGGTAAGGGGTTAAATCTGCTGATCGACAAGGACAATTACCGTTTCAAGGCTGTGCGATTGCTAGACTGCAAGCCTCTCGGCAGCGATATCGTTCAGCTGCGATATGCGATTGACCGATAG
- a CDS encoding winged helix-turn-helix transcriptional regulator, with product MMDRNCPGTVEPILEILDGKWTLLLLFELFNGTKRFGELRRRLQPISPKTLTDRLRLLEEKGIITRTLYPGIPLHVEYELTESGLGLQPIFAAMWTWTQEHGAYLRTNTDEMDQDSNEVM from the coding sequence ATGATGGATCGTAACTGCCCTGGTACCGTTGAACCGATTCTTGAGATTTTGGACGGAAAATGGACGCTTCTTCTTTTATTCGAATTATTTAACGGAACCAAGCGTTTCGGGGAATTACGCCGGAGGTTGCAGCCCATTAGTCCGAAAACTTTGACAGATCGCTTGCGACTGTTAGAGGAAAAAGGAATTATCACACGCACGCTCTACCCAGGAATACCACTACATGTCGAATATGAACTTACGGAGAGCGGGCTGGGTTTGCAGCCGATTTTCGCCGCAATGTGGACGTGGACACAGGAGCATGGCGCATATTTAAGGACAAATACGGACGAAATGGACCAAGATAGTAATGAAGTGATGTGA
- a CDS encoding DUF4261 domain-containing protein, whose product MESERVLQQNLDEKSEFQRLFQMYLLFEEEAERPNAEAIRIAIETRCGKTDTVSGSDALSSFAVEAYKVAYRDGEMPAQVMMADFTPFQPESITEMERTQFWTMPDAEDVLEQCRYKLLISDFMAAGLDYKSRSALLADWLEAAVSLFPTCKAIWIPSSGKLLHPAEIAENPYEGAARFLQFGMNIRYFTIHGTEDSLIDSLGLFALGLPDVQYHFHTLDPNDVSRHAFNVAAYLFEADVPVNDGETIAGLLNGEMAPEVHWPCRFEMSLIQPAREVMDVCPGEYAAGERE is encoded by the coding sequence ATGGAGAGCGAACGCGTGCTTCAGCAAAATTTAGATGAAAAAAGTGAGTTTCAGCGGTTGTTTCAAATGTACCTGCTTTTTGAGGAGGAAGCGGAACGGCCGAATGCTGAGGCCATCCGGATTGCGATAGAAACCCGATGCGGCAAAACGGATACCGTATCGGGATCCGACGCGTTGTCGTCGTTTGCCGTAGAGGCTTATAAAGTGGCCTACCGGGATGGGGAAATGCCGGCTCAGGTGATGATGGCGGACTTTACGCCTTTTCAACCAGAGTCGATCACCGAAATGGAACGCACCCAGTTTTGGACGATGCCGGATGCGGAGGACGTTCTAGAACAATGCCGTTATAAGCTGCTGATCAGCGACTTCATGGCGGCGGGGCTGGACTATAAATCGCGCAGCGCCTTGTTGGCAGATTGGCTGGAGGCTGCCGTAAGCCTGTTCCCGACCTGCAAAGCGATCTGGATTCCATCGAGCGGGAAATTGCTGCATCCGGCGGAAATTGCGGAGAATCCGTACGAGGGAGCCGCGAGGTTCTTGCAGTTTGGCATGAATATCCGCTATTTTACCATTCATGGAACTGAAGACAGCTTGATCGATTCGCTCGGCCTCTTTGCGCTTGGGCTTCCGGATGTCCAGTACCACTTTCACACATTGGATCCGAACGACGTGTCACGGCATGCATTCAATGTCGCAGCCTACCTGTTTGAAGCGGACGTGCCGGTGAATGACGGCGAGACGATCGCCGGCTTGCTGAACGGGGAGATGGCACCGGAGGTGCATTGGCCTTGCAGGTTCGAAATGTCGCTGATCCAGCCTGCCAGGGAAGTGATGGATGTCTGTCCAGGCGAATATGCGGCTGGAGAACGAGAATAA
- a CDS encoding helix-turn-helix transcriptional regulator, translated as MDKVERLISIIMILLKKEIVSASEFAQLFNVSKRTILRDMETLSLSNIPIYAVNGVHGGYGILDEYKVDKRLLSSSDLENILTALSGLEKILISEEVEMTIKKIEAMVSPWSLKHSVRLSFYDWEGRSEILEILRSCQEAILKRRLVSFDYTDKHGNVTKRTIEPYQLHFSETSWYLNGFCLQRMGYRAFKLSRIDHLNMKGQTFSPRDGLLEQEQQASYQPELVAVKALIAPGIKDQFIERYGRKSIEFYSSELFLATIYVPQNSIGFRFLASFGTNLEVIEPGSYVQDFRKYLLEMVGKYS; from the coding sequence ATGGACAAGGTTGAGAGGCTCATTTCCATCATCATGATCTTGTTAAAAAAAGAAATCGTGTCAGCAAGCGAATTCGCGCAATTATTTAATGTTTCCAAAAGAACGATTCTTCGCGACATGGAAACACTAAGTTTATCAAACATCCCGATTTATGCAGTCAATGGAGTTCATGGCGGTTACGGCATTTTGGATGAATACAAGGTCGATAAACGTCTCTTAAGCAGCTCCGATTTAGAGAATATATTAACCGCGCTCAGCGGATTGGAGAAGATCCTCATTAGCGAGGAAGTAGAAATGACGATTAAGAAAATAGAAGCCATGGTCAGCCCATGGTCACTGAAGCATTCGGTTCGACTGTCATTTTACGATTGGGAGGGTCGGTCGGAAATTCTTGAAATCTTGAGGTCATGTCAGGAGGCTATATTGAAGAGAAGATTAGTTTCATTTGATTATACAGATAAACATGGTAATGTGACGAAAAGAACGATCGAGCCTTATCAGCTTCATTTTAGCGAAACGAGTTGGTATCTGAATGGATTTTGCCTACAACGTATGGGATATAGAGCGTTTAAATTATCTCGGATCGATCATCTTAATATGAAGGGACAAACGTTTAGCCCTAGAGATGGTTTGTTGGAACAAGAGCAGCAGGCGAGTTATCAACCGGAGCTGGTCGCAGTCAAGGCGTTAATTGCGCCTGGCATAAAAGATCAATTCATAGAAAGGTACGGTCGAAAGAGCATCGAATTCTATAGTTCTGAACTTTTCTTGGCAACAATCTATGTTCCTCAGAACAGTATTGGTTTTCGATTCTTAGCAAGTTTCGGCACAAATTTAGAAGTCATAGAGCCCGGATCCTATGTTCAGGATTTCCGAAAATATTTACTTGAAATGGTGGGCAAATATTCTTAA
- a CDS encoding VOC family protein, whose amino-acid sequence MSAIAYLNFDGNAEQAIDFYAEALKATEVKKVKFADIPQDPNYPLPDNELNMIMESSIEFSGGKVMMSDILPSMKAVTGELVKGNHILISLVIDDKQRLEEYFSQLSIGGHVIMPLSNTPWSSCFGLLVDKFGVSWKFNRDADKFLDHVIANKQ is encoded by the coding sequence ATGTCAGCTATTGCCTATTTAAATTTTGATGGAAATGCCGAACAAGCGATTGATTTTTATGCGGAGGCTTTAAAAGCAACGGAAGTAAAAAAAGTGAAATTTGCGGACATCCCGCAAGATCCTAACTATCCATTGCCCGACAATGAGTTAAATATGATCATGGAATCTTCGATCGAATTCTCAGGCGGGAAGGTCATGATGTCGGATATTTTGCCTTCCATGAAGGCGGTAACAGGTGAGCTGGTGAAAGGGAATCATATTCTGATTAGTCTAGTTATCGATGATAAGCAAAGACTGGAAGAATACTTTAGCCAGTTGTCCATTGGCGGTCATGTCATCATGCCGTTATCCAATACTCCGTGGTCTTCGTGCTTTGGGCTGCTGGTTGATAAGTTCGGCGTCTCCTGGAAATTTAATCGAGATGCAGATAAGTTTCTTGATCATGTGATAGCAAACAAACAGTAA
- a CDS encoding GntR family transcriptional regulator → MKDIRLTKQNQLYHRVADQVIEIIQSRRLRPHDPVPSEGELAKLFGVSRMTSKLALQKLAEQGLVYRLPRRGTFLAEPQDGRITQGGFPAQDPEAVPAVEKRSGQIALIMPHLSDYTARIIAAAEAEVRKHGCDLILKMTKDCDDEELCLERLAEGGITGIILFPQGRKTCSDQVLRLKLQKLPLVIIDRIFHEVEIDCVYHDHYMGSYQMTKYLIGKGHREIGYTSNAIDHITSREERYQGYIQALLDHKIPVKYQNIHFRSVACNTSRIHERDPEQEQFIQNNPHMTAIMCGDDHVAISTIYTALHMDIPVPDKLSIVGFSDIQLAAYIPIPLTTVRQDTERLARSAVDLLMKRVGSSNENPITIKIQTSIVERKSVLSRT, encoded by the coding sequence ATGAAAGATATCCGTTTGACCAAACAGAACCAACTCTATCACCGGGTGGCCGATCAGGTCATCGAGATTATTCAAAGCCGCAGGCTGCGGCCGCATGATCCGGTTCCTTCGGAGGGCGAGCTTGCCAAGCTGTTCGGCGTCAGCCGGATGACGAGCAAGCTAGCGCTGCAGAAGCTGGCCGAGCAGGGTCTGGTGTACCGTCTGCCCCGAAGAGGAACGTTCCTCGCCGAACCGCAGGACGGACGGATCACGCAGGGAGGATTTCCTGCCCAGGATCCTGAGGCGGTTCCGGCGGTTGAGAAGCGGAGCGGGCAGATCGCGCTCATCATGCCTCACCTGTCCGATTATACTGCCCGAATCATCGCCGCCGCCGAGGCCGAAGTGCGAAAGCACGGCTGCGACCTCATTTTGAAAATGACAAAGGATTGCGACGATGAGGAGCTTTGTCTGGAAAGGCTGGCCGAAGGAGGAATCACCGGCATTATTTTATTCCCTCAGGGGAGGAAGACCTGCAGCGATCAGGTTTTACGGTTAAAGCTGCAAAAGCTGCCGCTTGTCATCATTGACCGCATTTTCCATGAAGTAGAGATCGACTGCGTATATCACGACCACTATATGGGCTCCTACCAAATGACCAAGTATTTGATCGGGAAGGGGCACCGGGAAATCGGCTATACGTCGAACGCGATCGATCATATTACAAGCCGGGAGGAGCGGTACCAAGGTTACATCCAGGCGCTGCTCGACCATAAAATCCCGGTCAAATACCAAAACATTCATTTCAGGAGCGTGGCTTGCAATACCAGCCGTATTCACGAACGCGATCCGGAACAGGAGCAGTTCATTCAGAACAACCCCCACATGACCGCCATCATGTGCGGTGACGACCATGTGGCCATCTCGACGATATATACCGCGCTCCATATGGATATCCCGGTCCCTGACAAGCTGTCCATCGTCGGGTTTTCCGATATCCAGTTGGCGGCCTATATTCCGATTCCGCTGACGACGGTTCGACAGGATACCGAGAGGCTTGCCCGATCGGCCGTTGATTTGCTGATGAAGCGCGTCGGCAGCTCCAACGAGAATCCGATCACGATTAAAATTCAAACATCGATTGTAGAACGAAAATCCGTTCTGTCCAGAACGTAA
- a CDS encoding MBL fold metallo-hydrolase: MKIHFLGTAAAEGFPNAFCHCEYCNKARELGGKNIRTRTSAIIDDVIKFDYSPDSYMQALRDNIDLGAIEHLLVTHSHSDHYNAADLECRREGIAHGLQHPMHIYGNGTVMHHTRAAIGRFEGQRYAFHLVRPFETFRMGDARVTPLLADHDRMETCLLYVIEKDGKALLYGHDSGWFPEATWAWLKGKNLDCAILDCTHGYTGNSRDRNHMCVETVLEAQREFQKENILKPEGKIVVTHFSHNSKLLHDEFVRIFNPVGIVPAYDGLIINI; encoded by the coding sequence TTGAAGATACACTTTCTAGGAACCGCAGCCGCAGAGGGCTTTCCCAATGCATTTTGCCATTGCGAGTATTGCAACAAAGCGCGGGAGCTTGGCGGGAAAAATATCCGCACCCGAACTTCCGCCATCATTGACGATGTCATCAAGTTTGACTATTCCCCCGATTCCTATATGCAGGCGCTGCGGGACAACATTGATCTGGGGGCCATCGAGCATCTGCTCGTCACCCATTCCCATTCGGACCACTATAATGCCGCTGACCTGGAATGCCGCAGGGAAGGGATTGCGCACGGCCTCCAGCATCCGATGCACATTTATGGGAACGGTACCGTGATGCATCACACGCGTGCCGCGATCGGCCGCTTTGAAGGACAGCGATATGCTTTCCATCTGGTGCGTCCGTTCGAGACGTTCAGGATGGGCGATGCGCGGGTAACGCCGTTGTTGGCGGATCATGACCGCATGGAAACCTGTCTGCTGTACGTGATTGAGAAGGATGGGAAAGCACTGCTGTACGGACATGATTCGGGATGGTTCCCGGAAGCGACGTGGGCATGGTTAAAGGGCAAGAATCTGGATTGCGCCATCCTTGATTGCACGCACGGCTATACGGGAAATTCCCGCGACCGCAATCATATGTGCGTGGAAACGGTGCTGGAGGCTCAGCGCGAGTTCCAAAAAGAAAACATTCTGAAGCCCGAAGGCAAAATCGTCGTCACGCACTTTAGCCATAATTCCAAGCTGCTTCACGATGAGTTTGTCCGCATCTTCAATCCCGTCGGAATTGTGCCGGCTTATGACGGGTTAATCATAAACATTTGA
- a CDS encoding extracellular solute-binding protein: MRKLTMAVLLLILCMVVSACGGNNAGNANTGDSGAAAPAGTSGTDSSSEPAKHEKLIVYTNANSDGRGEWLIEQAKSAGFDIEIVGAGGADLTNRLIAEKNNPIADVVYGLNNMLYENLKKEDVLAKFVPSWAGDVEQGLNDPEGYYHGLVKQAILLGYNPNEFTADTAPKDWTDLYKNDAFKGKYEAPTLLGQNTPRLVVAGILTRFQDPNGDLGISEEGWNEIQQLYDNGVNAVEGEDFYANLASGKTPLGALVSGTLEQKEEQYKVKAGIVSPEIGVPMVVEHAAIVNGTKKQATAERFVEWMGSAEVQGQFAAQFNAMPANTKAAEQANASVKELYSTLKPQELDWAFIAENMDQWAEKIELEIMQ; this comes from the coding sequence ATGAGAAAATTGACAATGGCAGTCTTGCTCCTCATCTTGTGTATGGTCGTATCCGCTTGCGGCGGCAACAATGCCGGCAATGCAAACACGGGCGATTCGGGTGCCGCAGCGCCGGCCGGAACATCCGGGACGGACTCGTCTTCCGAACCGGCCAAGCATGAGAAGCTGATCGTGTACACGAATGCAAACTCCGACGGCCGCGGCGAATGGTTGATCGAGCAAGCGAAGAGCGCGGGCTTTGACATCGAAATTGTCGGAGCGGGCGGCGCCGATTTGACGAACCGGCTGATCGCCGAGAAGAACAACCCGATCGCGGACGTCGTATACGGCTTGAACAATATGCTGTATGAGAATTTGAAGAAGGAAGACGTTCTGGCTAAGTTTGTTCCAAGCTGGGCCGGAGATGTTGAGCAGGGCCTGAACGATCCGGAAGGCTACTACCACGGTCTTGTGAAGCAAGCGATTCTGCTTGGTTACAACCCGAACGAATTCACGGCAGATACCGCTCCGAAGGACTGGACGGACCTTTATAAGAACGACGCGTTCAAAGGGAAATACGAGGCTCCTACGCTCCTTGGACAAAACACACCGCGCCTTGTTGTAGCGGGAATTCTGACCCGATTCCAGGATCCGAATGGCGATCTCGGCATCTCCGAGGAAGGCTGGAACGAAATTCAACAGCTCTATGATAACGGGGTTAACGCTGTCGAGGGCGAAGACTTCTATGCTAATCTGGCGAGCGGCAAAACACCGCTGGGAGCATTGGTGTCCGGAACCTTGGAGCAGAAGGAAGAGCAGTATAAAGTGAAGGCAGGCATCGTCAGTCCGGAAATCGGCGTGCCGATGGTCGTAGAACACGCTGCGATCGTGAACGGAACGAAGAAGCAGGCAACGGCGGAACGATTCGTGGAATGGATGGGATCTGCAGAAGTCCAAGGACAATTCGCGGCACAGTTCAATGCGATGCCGGCCAATACGAAAGCGGCCGAGCAAGCCAATGCATCCGTCAAGGAGCTGTATTCTACCTTAAAACCGCAGGAGCTGGATTGGGCCTTCATCGCCGAAAACATGGATCAGTGGGCGGAGAAAATCGAGCTGGAGATTATGCAATAA
- a CDS encoding ABC transporter ATP-binding protein — protein sequence MITFQNVDIKFGAFHAVKNLNLHIREGEFFTFLGPSGCGKTTTLRSLVGFITPTSGQILLRDTDITHTPIEKREIGMVFQSYALFPTMNVFENIAFGLRVKKISKTEVDRKVRDIARKVDLKDEQLFKKVSELSGGQQQRVAIARALVLTPSILVLDEPLSNLDAKLRVQLRNELKQLQKKFGITTIYVTHDQEEALTLSDRIGVFNQGVLEQVGTPLEVYNQSRTEFVCNFIGDINRIDPQVITNSRLHEVVRPGNIAYVRNEKVSLLPLPGIDTIQLKGKIAEREFYGLYSKYVLEISGGGQLKTIEKESRLVHHEVGDEVDIYIPVGDILQYPMKEGEA from the coding sequence ATGATTACATTCCAAAACGTGGACATTAAATTCGGAGCGTTTCATGCGGTCAAAAACCTCAATTTGCATATTCGGGAAGGGGAATTTTTCACGTTCCTTGGTCCTTCGGGCTGCGGGAAAACGACGACCCTTCGCAGTCTGGTCGGATTTATTACGCCTACGAGCGGACAGATTCTGCTGAGAGATACCGACATTACCCATACGCCGATCGAAAAACGGGAGATCGGGATGGTGTTTCAAAGCTATGCGCTGTTTCCGACAATGAATGTGTTCGAGAATATCGCCTTCGGCTTGCGGGTTAAGAAGATTTCCAAGACGGAAGTGGACCGTAAAGTACGGGATATTGCCCGTAAGGTCGATTTGAAGGATGAACAGCTCTTCAAGAAAGTATCGGAGCTATCCGGCGGCCAGCAGCAGCGCGTGGCGATTGCCAGAGCGCTGGTATTGACGCCGAGCATCCTGGTGCTGGACGAGCCATTATCCAATCTGGACGCGAAGCTGCGGGTACAGCTTCGAAACGAGCTGAAGCAATTGCAGAAGAAATTCGGGATCACGACGATCTACGTCACGCACGACCAGGAAGAAGCGTTGACGCTGTCCGACCGGATCGGCGTATTCAATCAAGGGGTCCTGGAGCAAGTAGGCACGCCCCTGGAGGTCTACAACCAATCCCGGACAGAGTTTGTGTGCAATTTTATCGGGGATATTAACCGGATCGATCCGCAGGTGATAACAAACAGCCGGTTGCATGAGGTGGTCCGCCCGGGAAATATCGCCTACGTCCGGAATGAAAAGGTAAGTCTGCTGCCCCTGCCGGGCATCGATACGATCCAGCTGAAAGGCAAGATTGCGGAGCGGGAATTTTACGGATTATACAGCAAATATGTGCTGGAGATTTCCGGCGGCGGACAATTAAAGACCATCGAAAAAGAGAGCCGGCTCGTCCATCATGAGGTTGGCGACGAGGTGGATATTTATATTCCGGTAGGCGATATTTTGCAGTACCCGATGAAGGAGGGGGAAGCATGA